In Synechococcus sp. PCC 6312, one genomic interval encodes:
- the rpe gene encoding ribulose-phosphate 3-epimerase, translating into MNLARSPKSVVIAPSILSADFSRLGDEIRAVDAAGADWIHVDVMDGRFVPNITIGPLIVEAIRPVTPKPLDVHLMIVEPEKYVADFAKAGADIISVHAEHNASPHLHRTLGQIRELGKQAGVVLNPSTPLELIEYVLELCDLILIMSVNPGFGGQKFIPEVVPKIRRLRAICEERGLDPWIEVDGGLKGDNTWQVLEAGANAIVAGSAVFKAKDYAQAIEGIRNSKRPIPELITA; encoded by the coding sequence ATGAACCTCGCACGCAGCCCAAAATCCGTGGTGATTGCCCCCTCAATCCTCTCGGCTGATTTTAGTCGGCTTGGGGATGAAATTCGGGCTGTGGATGCCGCTGGTGCTGACTGGATTCACGTGGATGTCATGGATGGCCGGTTTGTCCCCAATATCACCATCGGCCCCTTGATTGTCGAAGCAATTCGCCCCGTCACCCCTAAGCCCCTTGATGTCCATTTAATGATTGTTGAGCCAGAAAAATATGTGGCTGACTTTGCTAAGGCTGGGGCCGATATTATTTCAGTCCATGCCGAGCACAATGCCTCTCCCCACCTCCATCGGACATTGGGACAAATTCGGGAATTAGGGAAGCAAGCAGGTGTGGTGCTCAACCCCTCAACCCCCCTGGAACTGATTGAATATGTGTTGGAGCTCTGTGATTTGATCTTGATTATGAGTGTCAATCCTGGGTTTGGTGGTCAAAAGTTTATTCCTGAAGTTGTCCCCAAAATTCGCCGCTTACGCGCCATCTGTGAGGAGCGGGGCTTGGATCCCTGGATTGAAGTAGATGGGGGTCTAAAAGGGGATAATACCTGGCAAGTTTTAGAAGCCGGAGCCAATGCGATTGTGGCCGGTTCAGCCGTCTTCAAAGCCAAGGACTACGCCCAGGCCATTGAGGGAATTCGCAACAGCAAACGCCCCATTCCTGAGTTAATCACGGCCTAA
- a CDS encoding LicD family protein has protein sequence MAEPTAKPDQHLEPMNLSEVHQTLLRMLAVVTELLDHHGLDYCLFGGGCLGIARHDHGFVPWDDDLDLAVWARDWPRLPKVFAHLPTPYATLLKGTSYFPTFNVFDSSTQVSGATNAESAGVFIDIVPMMVWPGKLAKVIDRVLEVLARTDVSTSPVAWKRLVSRIICSLPLARVAQCVQRHIFFPYILTSDRRLFTQKQGLVTGALGRPWHGKYPFDVIFPTQLSHIHQVPVKIPRHLDQFLKNRYGTKYLEIPDDAKRWRHFQQAYRIVNP, from the coding sequence ATGGCTGAACCAACGGCAAAACCGGATCAGCATTTAGAGCCAATGAACTTGTCCGAAGTGCATCAAACGCTGCTGAGGATGTTGGCCGTGGTTACGGAATTATTGGATCACCATGGCCTAGACTATTGCTTATTTGGGGGAGGGTGTCTTGGTATTGCCCGTCATGATCATGGCTTTGTCCCTTGGGATGATGATTTAGATTTAGCCGTTTGGGCCCGGGATTGGCCGCGACTACCCAAGGTTTTCGCCCATCTACCGACTCCCTACGCCACCCTTCTAAAAGGTACATCCTATTTTCCAACCTTTAATGTATTTGATAGTTCAACCCAAGTATCTGGGGCTACGAATGCCGAATCAGCAGGGGTTTTTATTGATATTGTGCCGATGATGGTCTGGCCAGGCAAGTTGGCTAAGGTGATTGACCGAGTCCTAGAGGTTTTGGCAAGAACAGACGTTTCAACCTCACCCGTGGCCTGGAAACGCTTAGTCAGTCGAATCATTTGTTCCTTGCCTTTGGCCCGTGTAGCTCAATGTGTACAAAGACATATTTTTTTTCCCTACATCTTGACATCGGATCGACGCTTATTTACTCAAAAACAGGGATTAGTCACCGGAGCATTGGGCCGTCCTTGGCATGGGAAGTATCCGTTTGATGTCATTTTCCCAACCCAACTGAGCCACATCCATCAAGTCCCCGTCAAAATTCCCCGTCACCTGGATCAATTTCTTAAAAATCGCTACGGCACAAAATATCTGGAGATTCCCGATGATGCTAAGCGGTGGCGGCATTTTCAGCAAGCCTATCGAATTGTGAATCCATGA
- a CDS encoding adenylyltransferase/cytidyltransferase family protein produces the protein MTTAITFGAFDLLHYGHLRLLARMAEMASHVIVGLATDEVIMACGKAAPFYRFEIRQEMLLHTCYVNQVLRHGSAIDGGGRVKIIQEKIDFVQSHQVNLVVMGSDWRGEYDFLKPYCDVCYLERTPDISTTKIKQQLSGAVMAD, from the coding sequence ATGACAACGGCGATAACCTTTGGTGCGTTTGATTTACTTCACTACGGGCATTTGCGGCTTTTGGCTCGAATGGCTGAGATGGCATCGCACGTTATTGTTGGCCTGGCCACGGATGAAGTGATCATGGCCTGTGGGAAAGCAGCCCCCTTCTATAGGTTTGAGATTCGCCAAGAAATGTTACTCCATACTTGCTATGTCAATCAGGTTTTACGCCATGGTAGTGCCATTGATGGCGGGGGACGGGTCAAAATTATTCAGGAAAAAATTGATTTCGTACAATCTCATCAGGTAAATTTAGTCGTTATGGGTAGTGATTGGCGCGGTGAGTATGATTTTCTCAAGCCCTATTGCGATGTTTGCTATCTGGAGCGGACACCTGATATTTCAACGACTAAAATCAAGCAACAACTATCAGGGGCAGTAATGGCAGATTAG
- a CDS encoding YheT family hydrolase codes for MNPPPISQPMPHSPSDLPPYYPPLLLRSGLIHTLYTALIHGRNWQALTPYAQPPYQEQIIQGGQNIPLWAWVGSPKSQVSPGTVIATYGITGELTNQWYLQIFGRKAWDRGYGVILFDWRGHGKTGELCPTLTSDGIYEGGDFLAIAEQAAGLGCPPPYWLVGYSLGGQLALWGLHAAETENNADIAGVAVICPSLDSLRSLKYLVKTPWGRAIERSITKQLKILARHLYAYHPQALDLEAIQRANSIWEFDQELVIPRLGFESVAAYYQASSPFRFLDQLKRPVYILYAADDPLFDPSIIPDLKQICHHNPALHLHLTRYGGHVGYLSDNREQKRWGDPDGWWAWNRVLAWFNGQSSKR; via the coding sequence GTGAATCCCCCTCCCATTAGCCAACCCATGCCCCATTCCCCATCAGATTTGCCCCCCTATTATCCCCCGCTGCTTTTACGTTCCGGCCTGATCCATACTCTCTATACGGCCCTAATTCACGGACGCAACTGGCAGGCTTTAACTCCCTATGCCCAACCCCCTTATCAAGAGCAAATTATTCAAGGCGGGCAGAATATTCCCCTTTGGGCCTGGGTCGGTTCCCCAAAATCCCAAGTTTCCCCCGGCACTGTGATCGCAACTTACGGGATTACGGGAGAGCTAACAAACCAGTGGTATCTGCAAATTTTTGGGCGCAAGGCCTGGGACAGAGGCTATGGGGTAATTTTATTTGACTGGCGTGGACATGGTAAAACAGGCGAGCTTTGCCCAACGTTGACATCCGATGGCATTTATGAGGGTGGCGATTTTCTGGCCATTGCTGAACAAGCCGCCGGACTGGGTTGTCCTCCTCCCTATTGGTTGGTTGGCTATTCCTTGGGTGGACAATTAGCACTTTGGGGACTGCACGCCGCCGAAACAGAGAATAATGCTGATATTGCTGGGGTAGCGGTCATTTGTCCGAGTTTAGATTCCTTGCGCTCCTTGAAGTATTTAGTCAAAACTCCTTGGGGCCGAGCGATAGAACGATCCATCACCAAGCAACTCAAAATTCTGGCCCGGCATCTCTACGCCTACCATCCCCAGGCCTTGGATTTAGAAGCAATTCAACGGGCGAATAGTATTTGGGAATTTGATCAGGAGTTGGTGATTCCGCGCTTGGGGTTTGAATCTGTTGCTGCATACTACCAGGCCAGTAGTCCCTTCCGATTTCTCGACCAACTCAAGCGGCCCGTTTATATCCTCTATGCTGCCGATGATCCCCTCTTTGACCCCAGCATTATTCCCGACTTAAAACAGATTTGCCACCACAATCCAGCCTTGCATTTACACTTAACTCGATATGGCGGCCATGTCGGCTACTTAAGTGACAACCGAGAACAAAAACGCTGGGGTGATCCGGATGGCTGGTGGGCCTGGAATCGAGTCTTGGCCTGGTTTAATGGGCAATCTTCCAAGAGATGA